Genomic DNA from Verrucomicrobiales bacterium:
CGCGGAGGCGCGGAGAGCGCGGAGAGGAGCGAGTTCATGGAGAGGGGCGTGTTCCTTCCTGACGGGCCCAACCTGTTGAAAATCAACGAAACCACTTTAAAGTTCATAGGAAGGTCGTCGGACTTAGTAAATCGTTCCGCAGGGTGCCCCCCGGGGATATCACTTGATTCCCTGGCTTTTGGATGGCTCAGCCACCCCTCGTCACAGTTGGAAAACCCTGTTGCCTCAAGGCCTCGTAAAGCACAATCGCCACACAGTTGGAGAGATTCAAGGAGCGCGACTCGGGATTGATCATCGGGATGCGCACCCATTGGGCCACATTCTCATCCAGCATCATCCGGGGTAACCCAGCGGTCTCACGCCCAAATACCAGATAATCATCCGGACCGTACCGCACCTCTCCGTAATGCCGAGGCCCTCCCGACTCCACGAACCAGAGTCTGGCGTCAGCCGGCAACGACACCCTGAACGCAACCCAGTTGGGCCAGCACTTCCACTTCACCTGCTTCCAATAATCCATCCCGGCACGCTTGAGTTGCTTGTCGTCCAACTGGAACCCCAGGGGTTCGATGAGATGAAGGGTCGAGCGCGTCGCAGCGCAGAGGCGCGCGATGTTTCCCGTGTTGGGCGGAATCTCTGGTTCCACTAAAACAATGTTCATTCGTCAGCCTCCTCGGGGTGCATCGATGTTGGTTCAACCTCACGGGAGCGGCTGGCTCGAGCCGGCTTACGACCGTAAAACACTTTCTGGAGCACCAGTCCGCACGCCGGGGCGGACATGCCGGCCATGCGACGGTCCTTCGCCGCGAGCATCTCGGCCATCTGTAGGGGACTAAACCGTCCCAACCCCACCTGCACCAAAGTCCCCACGATCCCGCGGCACATCTTGTAGAGGAACCCATCCCCCTCGATCACAAACGTCAGCAGTGAACCGCTGCGGCGAATCTCCACCCGACGCAGCGTGCGAACCGTGTCGGGGATCTCGTAGGAATGGGTCGCCGCGAAGGATCGAAAATCGTGAGTGCCCACCAATTTGCCAGCGGCTTCGCGCATCGTCGGCAAAGCCAATGGCCGCGGAACCTGCCACGCGTAG
This window encodes:
- a CDS encoding tRNA (cytidine(34)-2'-O)-methyltransferase; amino-acid sequence: MNIVLVEPEIPPNTGNIARLCAATRSTLHLIEPLGFQLDDKQLKRAGMDYWKQVKWKCWPNWVAFRVSLPADARLWFVESGGPRHYGEVRYGPDDYLVFGRETAGLPRMMLDENVAQWVRIPMINPESRSLNLSNCVAIVLYEALRQQGFPTVTRGG
- the truA gene encoding tRNA pseudouridine(38-40) synthase TruA — its product is MSEELIKLRLTIAYDGTDYAGWQLQTSGTGVQELIERAWSEMIPGQHRLHSSSRTDAGVHAEGMVAHIEFPKERFRLSMRNVVLGLNAKLPPDIRIVAAARAPKHFHARFDASGKQYRYRVWNHCAMNPLLRRYAWQVPRPLALPTMREAAGKLVGTHDFRSFAATHSYEIPDTVRTLRRVEIRRSGSLLTFVIEGDGFLYKMCRGIVGTLVQVGLGRFSPLQMAEMLAAKDRRMAGMSAPACGLVLQKVFYGRKPARASRSREVEPTSMHPEEADE